The Armatimonadota bacterium genome includes a window with the following:
- the rplT gene encoding 50S ribosomal protein L20 translates to MARVKRGVMTHKRHKKIIDQASGYWGGRHRLFKTAKEAVMHAGQYAYRDRRNRKRDFRRLWVTRISAACRNRGFRYSQFIDGLDRAGVAIDRKVLAHLAVEDTAAFDRLVDLAKQAISA, encoded by the coding sequence ATGGCACGCGTCAAACGCGGCGTGATGACGCACAAGAGGCATAAGAAGATCATTGACCAGGCGAGCGGGTACTGGGGAGGACGCCATCGCCTGTTCAAGACCGCCAAAGAGGCGGTCATGCACGCGGGACAGTATGCCTACCGCGATCGCCGGAACAGGAAGCGCGATTTCCGCCGGCTCTGGGTGACACGGATCAGCGCGGCCTGCCGGAACAGAGGTTTCCGCTACAGCCAGTTCATTGACGGACTGGACCGGGCTGGAGTGGCCATTGACCGCAAGGTCCTGGCGCACCTGGCGGTGGAGGACACCGCCGCCTTTGACAGGCTGGTGGACCTGGCAAAGCAGGCCATCAGCGCCTGA
- a CDS encoding hypothetical protein (possible pseudo, internal stop codon), whose amino-acid sequence MDENGAQLGVMPTREALEIARERGLDLIEVAPTANPPVCRLMDYGKFKYEQGRKDREAQKKQKNVEVKGIRLRPKTGAHDLGIKKRQMLEFLRDGDKVKVTLIFRAREITHPEVARKQFDLLCEGIEEVAIIEKPPTFEGRTMTMVLAPKPVQEREKAEKAEKAEKPAAAAGAKDGKTGKTADTTSGKSDAPAEPAKEEAQQAPANAESGSA is encoded by the coding sequence GTGGACGAGAACGGCGCTCAGCTGGGAGTGATGCCCACGCGGGAAGCCCTGGAGATCGCCCGGGAACGCGGACTGGACCTCATCGAAGTCGCTCCCACTGCGAACCCTCCCGTATGCCGCCTGATGGACTACGGGAAGTTCAAGTACGAACAGGGACGCAAGGACCGGGAGGCGCAGAAGAAGCAGAAGAATGTGGAGGTGAAGGGCATCCGTCTTCGTCCCAAGACGGGAGCCCATGACCTCGGCATCAAGAAGCGGCAGATGCTGGAGTTCCTGCGGGACGGAGACAAGGTCAAAGTGACCCTGATCTTCCGCGCGCGGGAGATCACCCATCCGGAGGTTGCCCGGAAGCAGTTCGACCTGCTGTGCGAGGGCATCGAGGAGGTGGCCATCATCGAGAAGCCGCCCACCTTCGAAGGCCGCACCATGACCATGGTGCTGGCCCCGAAGCCCGTCCAGGAGCGGGAAAAGGCGGAGAAGGCAGAGAAAGCCGAAAAGCCAGCGGCCGCTGCAGGAGCGAAGGACGGCAAGACCGGGAAAACCGCGGATACGACTTCCGGTAAGTCTGACGCTCCGGCGGAACCTGCGAAGGAAGAGGCGCAGCAGGCCCCGGCGAACGCAGAGAGCGGCTCTGCCTGA
- the thrS gene encoding threonine--tRNA ligase — translation MSRSNDSDYPVSTLRHSAAHVMAHAVKDLWPEVKIAIGPAIEDGFYYDFDKPEPFTPEDLEKIEARMREIIREARPFEYEEISRDKARELFADQPYKLEILEGISDGEKVTTYREGDFVDLCRGPHVEHAGQVKAFKLLSIAGAYWKGDSRNPMLQRIYGTAFHSEEELEEHLRRLEEARKRDHRKLGRELDLFSIQEDAGPGLVFWHPKGALVRKIIEDYWRDAHLAGGYDLVYTPHIARQDLWRTSGHLDFFSENMYQPMEVEGSPYLIKPMNCPFHLLIYKSRLRSYREMPIRWAELGTVYRYEPSGVLHGLMRVRGFTQDDAHILCRPDQLEEETVRVLDFVVSMLTRFGFTDYEVYLSTRPEKFVGTDEGWEKATEALRKALEARALQYEVDEGGGAFYGPKIDIKIRDAIGRVWQCSTIQVDFNEPERFDISYMDQENQAVRPIMIHRALLGSLERFMGVLIEHYAGAFPLWLAPVQAIVLPIADRHAPYAEQVREELEKAGFRVKVDMRNEKTGYKIREAQLQKIPYMLIVGDREVESGCVSVRSRDEGDLGSRPLAEFVGMAREALNP, via the coding sequence ATGTCCCGATCCAACGATTCCGACTATCCCGTCAGCACGTTGCGGCATTCTGCCGCGCACGTGATGGCGCACGCTGTCAAAGACCTCTGGCCAGAGGTAAAGATCGCCATCGGGCCAGCCATTGAGGACGGCTTCTATTACGATTTCGACAAGCCGGAGCCGTTCACGCCCGAGGATCTGGAGAAGATCGAGGCGCGCATGCGGGAGATCATCCGTGAGGCGCGCCCTTTCGAATATGAGGAGATCTCGCGGGATAAGGCCCGCGAGCTGTTCGCGGATCAGCCCTACAAGCTGGAGATCCTGGAGGGGATATCCGACGGAGAGAAGGTCACCACGTATCGCGAGGGCGATTTCGTGGACCTGTGCCGGGGACCTCACGTGGAGCACGCCGGGCAGGTTAAAGCGTTCAAACTTCTCTCCATTGCGGGGGCCTACTGGAAGGGCGACTCCCGCAACCCCATGCTGCAGCGCATCTACGGCACAGCGTTCCATTCAGAAGAAGAGCTGGAGGAGCATCTGCGCCGTCTGGAGGAGGCCCGTAAGCGGGATCACCGGAAGCTGGGGCGCGAGCTGGATCTTTTCTCCATCCAGGAGGACGCCGGGCCAGGACTGGTATTCTGGCATCCAAAAGGCGCACTGGTGCGCAAGATCATCGAGGACTACTGGCGGGACGCCCACCTGGCAGGCGGCTACGACCTGGTCTACACTCCGCACATCGCCCGTCAGGACCTGTGGCGCACCAGCGGCCATTTGGACTTCTTTAGCGAGAACATGTATCAGCCGATGGAGGTGGAGGGCAGCCCGTATCTCATCAAGCCGATGAACTGCCCGTTCCATCTGCTGATCTACAAGTCCCGGCTGCGCAGCTACCGCGAGATGCCCATCCGGTGGGCGGAGCTGGGAACGGTGTACCGCTACGAGCCCTCCGGCGTCCTGCACGGCCTGATGAGGGTGCGCGGCTTCACACAGGACGACGCGCACATCCTGTGCCGGCCGGATCAGCTGGAGGAGGAAACGGTCCGGGTGCTGGACTTCGTGGTCTCTATGCTCACCCGGTTCGGCTTCACGGATTACGAGGTGTACCTCTCCACCCGGCCGGAGAAGTTCGTGGGGACCGATGAGGGCTGGGAGAAGGCTACAGAAGCGCTGCGCAAAGCCCTGGAGGCCCGCGCTCTTCAGTATGAGGTGGACGAAGGGGGCGGGGCGTTCTACGGTCCCAAGATTGACATCAAGATCCGGGACGCCATCGGACGGGTATGGCAGTGCAGCACCATTCAGGTGGACTTCAACGAGCCGGAGCGCTTCGACATCTCTTATATGGATCAGGAGAACCAGGCGGTGCGGCCGATCATGATCCACAGGGCGCTGCTGGGCTCGCTGGAGCGCTTTATGGGAGTGCTGATCGAGCACTACGCCGGAGCGTTCCCGCTCTGGCTGGCGCCGGTGCAGGCCATCGTGCTGCCCATCGCGGACCGGCACGCTCCTTACGCGGAGCAGGTCCGGGAGGAGCTGGAGAAGGCTGGATTCCGCGTGAAGGTGGATATGCGGAACGAGAAGACGGGGTACAAAATCCGTGAGGCGCAGCTTCAGAAGATCCCGTATATGCTGATTGTGGGGGACCGCGAGGTGGAGTCGGGGTGCGTGAGCGTGCGCTCGCGGGACGAAGGCGACCTGGGCTCGCGTCCGCTTGCGGAGTTTGTGGGAATGGCCCGGGAAGCCCTGAATCCTTGA
- a CDS encoding UDP-glucose 4-epimerase GalE: MLLITGGLGYVGSHAVRRLQEAGRDVVLLDNLVYGHRAAAPGVPCVIADLMDREALRGVFRDYPIDGVMHFAAFAAVGESVANPQKYFDNNVRAGLNLLDCMLEAGVKRLVFSSTCAIFGEPERLPLDEEHPKNPTNPYGESKLFFEKVLKWYDKAYGLKSVSLRYFNAAGAHPSGDIGEDHDPEHHLIPLAIGAAAGHRPGLTVFGDDYDTPDGTCIRDYIHVSDLADAHLLAIERLEAGGSSEAYNLGNGNGYSVLEVIRTVESVTGLKVPWKMGPRRPGDPARLVGSSEKAIRELGWRPQLNTLETIVETAWRWHRDHPRGYNS, encoded by the coding sequence TTGCTGCTGATCACGGGCGGACTGGGATACGTTGGAAGCCACGCCGTGCGTCGCCTGCAGGAAGCCGGGCGCGACGTGGTGCTGCTGGACAATCTGGTTTACGGACACCGCGCGGCCGCCCCGGGCGTGCCCTGCGTCATTGCCGATCTGATGGACCGGGAGGCCCTGCGGGGAGTGTTTCGCGACTACCCCATTGACGGCGTGATGCACTTTGCCGCATTCGCCGCAGTGGGTGAGTCCGTGGCCAATCCGCAGAAGTATTTCGACAACAATGTGCGGGCCGGCCTGAATTTGCTGGACTGTATGCTGGAAGCCGGAGTGAAGCGCCTGGTCTTCTCATCCACCTGCGCCATCTTCGGTGAGCCGGAGCGGCTCCCCCTGGACGAAGAGCATCCCAAAAACCCCACCAACCCTTACGGCGAAAGCAAACTGTTTTTCGAGAAAGTGTTGAAGTGGTATGACAAGGCATACGGCCTGAAGTCGGTAAGCCTGCGCTACTTCAACGCCGCGGGAGCGCATCCTTCCGGGGATATCGGGGAAGACCATGACCCGGAGCACCATCTCATCCCGCTGGCCATCGGAGCGGCGGCGGGCCACCGGCCGGGGCTGACAGTCTTCGGCGACGACTACGACACCCCGGACGGCACCTGCATCCGCGACTACATCCACGTGTCGGACCTGGCCGACGCTCATCTGCTGGCCATCGAGCGGCTGGAAGCGGGCGGCTCCTCCGAAGCCTACAACCTGGGCAACGGCAACGGTTATTCGGTGCTAGAGGTCATCCGGACGGTGGAGTCCGTCACCGGGCTGAAGGTGCCCTGGAAGATGGGACCGCGACGCCCGGGAGACCCGGCCCGTCTGGTGGGCAGCAGCGAGAAAGCCATCCGTGAGCTGGGCTGGAGACCGCAGCTGAACACGCTGGAGACCATTGTGGAGACAGCGTGGCGGTGGCACCGCGACCATCCCCGGGGGTATAACAGTTGA